The sequence CCAGTATGTGGTCCAGCCTGATCGCCGACAATATCATCTAGGTGAAAAGGTCCTGCTCAGGGGGATTGTGCGGGACCGGGCGGGAATTAAGACGCCGCAACCGTTCTTGACGCTGGAAATTGACGGACCCGGTGGTGCCGCTACGGTAGCGTTGAATTATGATTTTGAAGACGGGGAATACAAGGGGGATTTCTGGCCTGCAGAGTCGGGTACCTATCGCCTTCTAGCTGACCAGCCGGAGGGCAGAGGGAGCGCCACGGTCCGTTCTACTTTTCATGTTCAGGCCGGTCGGGTTGAGCTCGAAACGCTGATTCAGAATCGGTACGCCCTTGAGCGGCTGGCCCAGGCCACAGGTGGGCACTATGTCCACTTGCAGGCGCTGGAGGGCACGCTCTCCCAGCTGGACTTTTCCGCCAAGGCAACGACCCGGGCAGTTCACTACAGTATATGGCAATTCAGCTACCTGTGGGTGGTGCCGGTTATTCTTCTGGGTCTGGAATGGATTCTCCGTCGTGTTGCAGGATTGATTTAGGGTCGTTGTTGTTGACAAGCGGGGACACGGGCGCATAACTTCCTGCGAATTCAACAGTAATACCGAGGAGGTACATAGGCAACTTCGCTAAGGGTATTTGATCTTTTAATTCATTTATTGGAACGGATCAAAAAATGCCCTTTCACGAGGTTGTTGGGAACCGAATGTTTTGGCATTCGGTTTTTTTTGACTCTAGAAAAAAGTTGGTTACTCACGATGCGCCGGTCATTTTCTCCATGGACGCTTTCGGTATGATCATACGGCGGGGTTTGCACAAAGTGAATTTCGGAGTCGTGTAAATGGATACCGGGATGAACCGACTGCTGCTCGGCTTGCTGGTCCTTACGGGATTCGCGACCGGCCAGGTTCGTTCTCTCAGTCTATCCGGTCAGGACAGAATTGCTCGACCTGACAAGATTGTGCCACCCTACCAGGCACAGGTGCGGGGAACGGCACTGGAGCATCCCATCGAACCCGCCGATTATATTGTGGGGCCGGGTGACCGATTCATCATCTCTATCCTGAGCCCCGAGCCATATATCGAGCTGGCCACCATAACCCCCACGGGGGCCTTGGTTTTACCCCGGGTCGGCACCATTCCCGTCAAGGATTTGTCGGCCGAGGCGGTGAGTGAGCAGGTCTTGGCATTTGTCCAGACAATTTTCCCTAACTATCAGGCTACCTGCGCCCTGTACGGCATCCGTGAAATTCGCGTGAGTATCTCCGGCGCGGTCAAGCGGCCTGGGTTCCATGTTGTCACGCCCCTATCCCATCTGACAGACCTGATGAATTTGGCCGGAGGTGTCCGCCCCCAAGCCGCCCTCCACCGGATTGAGCTTTCTCGTGACTCTGAAGCGACCAGCACCTTGGATCTCACCCGCTACTATGATGAGGGCGAGCTGGCCCAAAATCCGCTTCTGCGGGGGGGAGACCGCATCGTTATCCCATACGGCGATGTGAACTCCGACCTGGTTTTGGTTCAGGGATTGGCGTCGGGCCTTATGTACCACGCGATTCGGCCGCAGGAGACGCTCGCATCCTTCATGCGCCGGATCGCGCACGGGAAAAACGCCGATCTGACAGGGGTCATCCTTCAGCATCAGCAGGACGGTGAAACGCGGGAGCAGGAGTACGTTGCGGCGGCACGGTTTGAATCGGTCCTGCTGCAACCGGGCGACGTGCTGTTTATCAATCCTATCGCGGATGTTGCCGTCGTGGGAGAGGTACGCAGGCCGGGGCGCTTCGCCTATCAACCGGGGATGAAGGCGGCCGACTACGTCGTTTACGCCGGCGGTGTCAGCCGCGACGGCTCGCCCCGCGCCATTGAGATCACCCGCGAGACGGGAGAAACGGTGCGCGGCGGTGACGAAGAAGTCCGCGCTGGCGACACCATTTACGTAGCCCGGTCCTTCAACAGCGTCTTTCTCGGGCAGCTGGGGATGGTGCAGGCGGGCCTGACATTTCTGAACATCTACCTGGCTTACCTGGCGGCCACCTCGACGCGATGAGTTCCGCCCGGGATACAAACAACGTGGCAGGAGCCAGACCCATTCCATTCACGAGTTTCCGTGAGCTCTGGCAACACCGCAAGTTTATCCTGATTAATTTTGTGGTCGTCTCCTTATTGGCGGCTGCATTTTCCCTCCTATTACCCAATTATTATCGATCCTCTGCCACTATTCTACCCTCCTCAGCTGGGGGTGGCGAAATGGTCTTTGGGGGTTCGGGGATGTCCAATCCCCTGGCGGCGCTCGGATTTGGAAGCGCAAGTGACGAGATTAACAACTACATAAGCATTCTGAAGAGTCGCCGTCTCAGAGAACTGATAATTCAAAAATTTGGTCTTATGGCGACGTACAACGTCAAAACGATGGAGGATGCTCTCAAGAAGTTTGGCACTTATATGGACATCGAAGTCACGGAGGAAGCCGCACTTGTGTTTGGTATCCTTGACCGCGACTCCCTTCAGGCTCAAGCAATAGCTGTGGGTATGCTAGGTGAGCTGGAAAGAACGACCATCCGTTTCGGGACCCAAACCGGTGAACGTAATCGCCGCTTCATTAAGACCCGCATGGAAGCGGTGCAAACAGAATTGGCTGAGGCCGAACGGGCAGCACGGGATTTTACAGCGAAACACGGCACCTTTGATCTGCCCGTGCAACTGTCAGCTATGGTGGAGCAGCTGGTGGCAATGGAGCTCGCGCTGGCCGGGGCTGAAATCGAATACAATGTGGCCCTTGCCAGCTTGGATGCCAAGCACCCCAATGTCAAATTGCTTCGCCATCATCGGGACGAAATTAGCTCCGAGATAAATGATTTCATATCCGGGGACTCCAACGATAATCTGCTCCCAAATATTCGTGAGTTGCCTGACATTGTAATGGAGTATGCGCGGCATAAGCGCGACATAGAGATTTTTAGCGCCCTCCTGGAATTCTTATACCCGCAATATGAGCAGGCGAGGTTGAAGGAAGCCCGCGATGAGCCGACGCTGCACGTGCTGGACTATCCTCGTGTGCCTCAAAAAAAGTTCAAACCCCACAGAGCACTCATTGTGGAGGCCTCGGGACTGTTCGCCCTAATACTCTCGGTTACATGGGTCTTGATAAGATCTCAGTGGCTGGCGGCCACTTCTGTGCGATATCAGCACAGTGATTCCTAAATGATCCGGCTCTCGCGCAGCATTAGACGACAGGCCGTCTTCGTCGGCTTGCAGGGTGGAGCTATCATCTCAACCGCCATCCACCCGCTGATGCCCCTTATAATGGCAGGCGGAGCCGCCGGGGTCCTGCTGCTGTTTTATTACAGCCCGATCCTGCTGATCTTGCTGGCGAATGTTGGTCTGGTCAAGGGCGCGCTACTGGTTCAATTCCCCATATTTGCGGCGGTTGACCTCACGCTACTGCTGAGTCTGATGATGATTCTGGTACTGGCCATCCGGTTCGCGGACCCCATAGTGCGGCGGCAGTTTTACTCGGTTCGGTTCATCGTGATGGCGTTTATCGCCTGGGTATTTTGGATGTTATTGTCTGCGGCGTATGCACCGCGGCTCGATTGGGCATTG is a genomic window of Candidatus Neomarinimicrobiota bacterium containing:
- a CDS encoding SLBB domain-containing protein translates to MNRLLLGLLVLTGFATGQVRSLSLSGQDRIARPDKIVPPYQAQVRGTALEHPIEPADYIVGPGDRFIISILSPEPYIELATITPTGALVLPRVGTIPVKDLSAEAVSEQVLAFVQTIFPNYQATCALYGIREIRVSISGAVKRPGFHVVTPLSHLTDLMNLAGGVRPQAALHRIELSRDSEATSTLDLTRYYDEGELAQNPLLRGGDRIVIPYGDVNSDLVLVQGLASGLMYHAIRPQETLASFMRRIAHGKNADLTGVILQHQQDGETREQEYVAAARFESVLLQPGDVLFINPIADVAVVGEVRRPGRFAYQPGMKAADYVVYAGGVSRDGSPRAIEITRETGETVRGGDEEVRAGDTIYVARSFNSVFLGQLGMVQAGLTFLNIYLAYLAATSTR